Proteins from a single region of Ziziphus jujuba cultivar Dongzao chromosome 1, ASM3175591v1:
- the LOC107406009 gene encoding VQ motif-containing protein 10 translates to MASSNPEAVKVVLIDTQYIQTDPMSFKSVVQSLTGKDSCVAWINKRSFTGDAAKRKRSAAVHQISDIVNGGVSDRGSDHGNNISLLSKGMSFKDLDRMMLEIPSMEDLQYWFSEAQKS, encoded by the coding sequence ATGGCAAGCTCAAACCCTGAGGCAGTGAAGGTGGTGCTGATTGATACCCAGTACATCCAAACCGATCCAATGAGCTTCAAATCCGTGGTTCAGAGCCTCACAGGCAAAGATTCGTGTGTTGCATGGATAAATAAGCGCTCATTCACCGGTGATGCTGCGAAGAGAAAGAGGTCTGCTGCTGTTCATCAGATCAGCGACATCGTTAACGGCGGTGTTAGTGATAGGGGTAGTGATCATGGTAATAATATTTCTTTGTTGTCCAAAGGAATGTCTTTTAAGGATTTGGATAGAATGATGCTGGAGATACCTTCTATGGAGGACTTGCAGTATTGGTTTTCGGAAGCtcaaaaaagttaa
- the LOC107406007 gene encoding LOW QUALITY PROTEIN: glucan endo-1,3-beta-glucosidase 11 (The sequence of the model RefSeq protein was modified relative to this genomic sequence to represent the inferred CDS: inserted 1 base in 1 codon) → MAVLFSRIVMILILLLLSLCFSGISSFGINYGQVANNLPPPDKVLDLLSALKLTKARIYDTNPQVLTAFANSNIELIVTVENEMLAQLMSPQLALQWVTTHIKPYFPATKITGIAVGNEVFTDDETTTLIANLVPAMVSIHGALVQLGLDAYIKVSTASSLAVLQESYPPSAGSFKTEVSGVMYQLLQFLSSTKAPFWINAYXYFAYKDDPQRISLDYVLFNPNSGMVDPYTKLHYDNMLYAQVDAVVFAIAKMGFNGVEVKVSETGWPSKGDENEVGATVANAAVYNRNLLRRQLGGEGTPLRPRMRLEVYLFALFNEDLKPGPTSERNYGLFQPDGTMAYNVGLSALSTTSASSSSSSSSTSSASISFTSSATKAAKMENQSLVYWMFVYLLTFQVFMRRPF, encoded by the exons ATGGCAGTACTTTTCAGCAGAATTGTCAtgattcttattcttcttcttctttctctctgtttctcAG GAATTTCGTCCTTTGGAATCAACTACGGTCAAGTTGCTAATAATTTGCCACCACCTGATAAAGTCCTTGATCTCTTAAGCGCCCTGAAGCTCACAAAAGCAAGAATTTACGACACCAATCCTCAAGTCTTGACAGCATTTGCAAACTCTAACATCGAACTCATCGTCACCGTAGAGAACGAAATGCTAGCCCAATTGATGAGCCCTCAGCTTGCCCTTCAATGGGTCACGACCCACATCAAACCATACTTTCCGGCCACGAAGATCACCGGAATCGCCGTCGGAAACGAAGTATTCACCGACGACGAAACCACCACGCTCATAGCCAATCTTGTCCCTGCGATGGTCAGCATTCATGGAGCTCTGGTTCAGCTTGGCCTTGACGCATACATCAAAGTCTCAACCGCAAGTTCTCTAGCAGTTCTTCAAGAGTCATATCCTCCATCAGCTGGTAGCTTCAAAACAGAGGTCTCTGGTGTCATGTACCAACTGTTACAATTCTTGTCAAGCACAAAAGCACCTTTTTGGATTAATGCCT CATATTTCGCTTACAAGGACGACCCTCAGAGAATCTCTTTGGACTATGTCCTTTTCAATCCCAATTCAGGAATGGTTGATCCTTACACAAAATTACACTACGACAACATGTTGTATGCTCAGGTTGATGCAGTGGTCTTTGCTATTGCCAAGATGGGTTTCAATGGCGTAGAAGTTAAGGTTTCCGAGACCGGTTGGCCTTCGAAAGGCGACGAGAACGAGGTCGGTGCGACGGTGGCGAATGCGGCTGTTTACAATAGGAATTTGTTGAGAAGGCAATTGGGAGGTGAAGGGACACCATTGAGACCAAGGATGAGGTTGGAAGTCTATCTGTTTGCTCTGTTCAATGAGGATTTGAAACCCGGACCGACTTCCGAGAGGAATTACGGTCTGTTTCAACCTGATGGAACTATGGCTTACAATGTGGGACTGTCTGCTTTGTCAACTACtagtgcttcttcttcttcttcttcttcatcaaccTCATCGGCTTCTATTTCTTTTACTTCCTCTGCTACCAAG GCTGCAAAGATGGAAAATCAAAGCTTGGTGTACTGGATGTTTGTATATTTGCTGACCTTCCAAGTTTTTATGAGAAGGCCATTTTGA